The following is a genomic window from Chania multitudinisentens RB-25.
TCAACAGATTAGCTCGCTGGCCAAGATACGCAGTAATCGCATGGCCCGTGTTCAGGGTAAACAGCTTGCGCTCAACGAACGCCATCAGGTTGCTGGTCAATTCCATGCCAGCAATCGCTGGGGGTTCGCCCTTAAACTGCGTTTGATCGACAATCCATTCGCTGAAGGTTTCTACCGTCACTTCCAGCGGATCGCTGCTGCCCGCTTCTGCGGGTGGCACAATGCGATCAACCGCTGAATCAACGAAACCAATATGCTGTTCTACCCAAACCTGCTCATCCTGCGATAAGGCGTCGAACACATGCTGCTTCAGTTGGCTGGTGCCGCGCACCATATTCTCACAGGCAATAATATTCAATGGCTGAGTATTACCCTGCTGATGGCGTTGGATCAGCCCTTTGGCAATCGTCCCGGCGATTCTGCCCAGGATCTGCGGACCAACAGCGGTGGTCACAATATCGGCGCTGGCGATTAACGCAACCGCTTCTTCGCTGCCGCTGTTGACCGCTTTGACGTTGTTCACGTTTTCAACACGCGCCTGCTCGCCAACCACATGCACCTGATAGCCATTGCGTTGGTTAAGTTCGTCCAGCACCGTTTGGTTGACGTCAGCAAAAGTCAGTTCGGCATGTGCGTCGGCCAGCAGTTTACCGATAAAGCCACGGCCAATATTCCCAGCCCCGAAGTGTAATGCTTTCATATTCCTACCTTTATTAATGTAGAAGGGTGCAGCAAGCTGCACCCTTTAAAATGATTCTGTCTATCAGGCTTTCTTGCCACCCAGCAAGTCCAGCACTTCTTGTACGCTGGTGGTGCTCGCCAACCGTTCAATAACGCTGTCGTCATCCAGCGCATTGGTCAGGCTGGTGATCACATGGATATGCTCGTTGTTGCGTGCGGCGATGCCGATCACCAGGCGCGCAACCTCATCCTCTTCTTCACCGAAACGCACGCCGTGCGGATACTGGCAGAATACCACGCCAGTGCGTAACACCCGGTCTTTAGCTTCAATAGTGCCATGCGGCACGGCGATTGACTCACCCAGATAGGTAGACGTCAGCTTCTCACGCTCCAGCATGGCTGCAACATATTCAGGCTCAACATAGCCCCCTTTCACCAGTTGCTCACCCGCAAAGCGTATCGCCTGCTCTTTGTCGCTGGCATGCAGGTTGAGGAACACGTTGCTTTCATTCAGTTTAAACAGATTCTGCTCACTGGCATCAAAGCTGTCGTCCAGCGTAGCGATCACCTTTTGCTCAGTTTCGGTGGTTTTGTTCGCCGCCACCAAACGCGCGGTCAAATCACTGTATAACTGGCTGTCAAGGAAGTTAGTCAGTGAGATATGCTGGGCCTGTGGCGCATGGCGCATCGCCCGCTCGGTCAGATCGCGGTGCGTAATCACCAGGTCCACATCTTCCGGCAGGCTGTTAATCGCGCTGTTGGTCACAGAGATATTTTTCAGCCCGGCGTCGGCCACTTTCTTACGTAGCACACCGGCTCCCATGGCGCTGGAACCCATACCGGCGTCGCAGGCCACGATAATTTTACGCACGGTGCTCAGATCGCCATCAGCCGCGGCATTAGCCACGCCTTTACCGCCTTTGGACTGCGCTTTCATGTCCTGCATACGGCGAGTTGCTTCCTCCAAATCGTCTTCTTCTTTCACTTTCGAGGTTTTCAGCAAGAAGGAAGAAACCAGGAATGAAACCAGGAACGCCGCGAAAATCGCGGTCAGGTTAGCGAAGTAAGCCCCTTTTGGCGTCATGGCCAGCACGGCCAGAATAGAACCCGGAGAAGCAGGGGAAACCAGGCCACCGTTCAGCACGGTCAAGGTGAACACGCCGGTCATCCCACCCAGAATAACCGCCAGAATCAGGCGTGGATTCATCAGCACATAAGGGAAATAAATTTCATGAATACCGCCCAGGAAGTGGATGATCGCCGCACCGCCCGCAGACTGTTTGGCATTCCCACGGCCAAAGAACAGGTAGGCCATCAACACGCCCATACCTGGGCCAGGGTTAGCTTCGATCAGGAAGAAGATCGATTTACCGGCTTCGGTCGCCTGCTGGATACCCAACGGCGAGAAGATACCATGGTTAATGGCATTATTCAGGAACAGGATTTTCGCGGGTTCAACGAAGATGGACGTCAACGGCAACAGGTTGTTGACCACCATGATATGCACGCCAGCCGACAAAACTTTGGACAGCGCTTCAACCAACGGGCCAATCCCCAGGAAAGCGAGGATCGCCAGCAGCATACCGATAATACCGGCAGAGAAGTTGTTCACCAGCATCTCAAAGCCGCTTTTAATCTTGCCGTCTACCCAGCGGTCAAAATGTTTGATTGCCCAACCGCCCAGCGGGCCAACTATCATGGCACCGAGGAACATAGGCATATCTGCCCCGACAATCACGCCCATCGTGGTGATAGCACCCACCACGCCGCCACGCTCGCCTCCCACCAGCTTACCGCCGGTGTAACCGATCAACAATGGCAGCAGATAGGTGATCATTGGGCCAACCATCTTGCTTAACGTCTCGTTTGGCAGCCAGCCGGTAGGAATAAATAACGCGGTAATGATACCCCAGGCGATAAATGCACCAATGTTGGGCATCACCATGTTGCTCAGGAAACGGCCAAAGTTTTGCACTTTAACCTTGATATCTGGTGAAAACATAAAACACACCCCATATTGTTACGCGCTGACAATAAGAGCGCGTGATAATTGTTGTAACGTTCCAGCCATGTTGACGCTGTATGCGAGACGGACTCTACCACGCTCTTTTTACTACGCGAATCGCTCGACAAATTTATGATCCATATCACATACAACACCCCTATGACCGGGTATTTATTGTGATTTAAATCACATTTATCCGGTGTAAAAAAAGCACAACAAGAAATTAATCGCGTTAAACCCACAAAAAACGTGATAAAAATCACATTTTAATTTTGAGTGTTTGTTTTTTATTTGTGATATTAATCACAATTTATTTTACATCTCTTCACCAAATCATGGTCAGAAAGGGCACCTTCCCTGTAAGCCTGCACGCTGACAGCCATTAACCATGGAGTGAATGAAAGAAAACTACATTAAAAGAAATGATGATTCGGCAATACCTTGCCTAGTAGAAGTGTAGTACAGAAGTGTTGGAGGGAAGTGTGGCAAGTTATGAGAAAAATACAGGATAAAATACCGGGGCCAGTATACTGGCCCCACTAACATCATACCCTACATCGCAGCGCTCTTACTTTACTGCATCACACCCTGCACGGTTTTTTGTGCATTCAGCAGATTCTGCTGCTTGGCTACCAGATTCGCCATCATGGTGTTGTACTGCGTCGTCTGTTGCTGGGTACGGAACTGTACACCGCCATTGTTGAAACTGACCTGATTACCCTGTGCCTGGAGGAAATCCCCGACCTGCACCAGATCCTGCACGAAGCTGGCCGTGGTTGGAATCGTTGGCATCAAGGCATTGGCCGGTACGGTGACAATTTTATCATACGCCTGATTGTAAACGGCTTTCAGATCGTCCGGCTGTTTCAATGCTGTACGAGCGTTATCCGCCTGCAACTTCGCCGACTGGATCTGTTGCCCCAGCAGGTTCAACGCACCCAACGATTGTTGCAGACTATCACGCTTGCTCATGTAATCCTGCGCAGTATGGATTTGGTTAATCTGATCCAGCACTGGGATCAGGCTGGCTTCAACCGATTTCGATAACTGCTGGGAAAAACCGACCAAAATGGCGTAATCACCCGCATAATTGCCAAATTTCTGTTTCTGATCTTCGCTCAGCGTCGGGATACTCATACCGCTGCGCATGACCGTATTCTGCAAGTAATCAACGAATGCTTTACGCTGTTCCGGTTCTTTATCGCCGCAGGCGGTCAGTTGTATAACCACCAACAATGCCAACACCGGTGCCAACCAACGCGCGAAACCTCTGCTCTGGATACCTACCACCATGTGACATAACTCCTGTTATCAATTTATCAAGCTCCATACCGGCTGCTGCATTCCATGCATCTATCTCAGCGTTTTTGGAGTGGTTTTTCTACATATTCTTTGGGTCTATAAGAATAGATCAACTGAATGCGAAAAGGTAAAAAAGCGCCCGCAGGCGCTTTTAGCATCAACCGATTACCTTTACTGCAAGACGGAAATATCCGCCACCTGTAGGAACAATTCACGCAGCTTGCTCAACAACGTCAGGCGGTTTATGCGCACCGCTTCATCTTCCGCCATCACCATCACGCTGTCGAAGAACGTATCCACGGTTTCGCGCAGCGCCGCCAGCTCAACCAGGGCTTCCTGGTAGCGGCCTGCGGCGAAGTCCGGTTGCAGTTTGTCACGCAACACCACCAGATGAGTCGCCAGCTTAAGTTCTGCCGGTTCCTTCAGCACGGAAGCACGCACCTGCTCCAACAGGGTATCGTTGGATTTGGCCAGAATATTAGAGACACGCTTGTTGGCCGCCGCCAATGCCGCCGCTTCTTCCAGCGTGCGGAAGTGAGTAACCGCCTTCACGCGCGCATCAAAATCGGCCGGTTTGGTTGGACGGCGTGCCAATACTGCCTGAATGGTGTCTACCGCGTGGCCTTCTTCCTGATACCAGGCGCGGAAACGGCCCAGCATAAAGTCAACAACCTCATCCACCACCTTGGCGTTGGTCAGCTTGCTGCCGTACAGGCGCACGGCTTCTTCGGCCAGAGTTTGCAGATCCAGCGGCAGGTTTTTCTCAACAATGATACGCAGCACGCCCAGCGCGGCGCGGCGCAGGGCAAACGGATCTTTATCGCCTTTCGGGTGTTGCCCGATGCCAAAGATACCGGCCAGGGTGTCCATCTTGTCGGCAATCGCTAATGAACAAGCCACCAGCGACTGCGGCAGCTCATCACCAGCAAAGCGCGGCTGATACTGCTCGTTCAACGCAACGGCAACGTCTTCCGCTTCGCCGTCGTGACGCGCATAGTGCATGCCCATCACACCCTGGGTGTCGGTGAATTCGAACACCATATTGGTCATCAGATCGCATTTTGACAGTAACCCAGCGCGGGTGGCATGGTTGACGTCAGCGCCGATCTGCCCGGCGATCCAACCGGCCAATGCCTGAATGCGGTCGGTTTTGTCACGCAGGGTGCCCAATTGCTGTTGGAACAGTACGGTTTCCAGACGTGGCAGATGATCTTCCAGGCGCTTTTTGCGATCGGTATTGAAGAAGAACTCAGCATCGGCCAAGCGTGGGCGCACCACCTTCTCGTTACCAGAGATGATTTGCTGTGGATCTTTCGATTCGATGTTAGCCACAAAGATAAAGTTCGGCAGCAGTTTGCCCGCAGCGTCATACACTGGGAAATACTTCTGATCGCCTTTCATGGTGTACACCAGCGCTTCTGCCGGTACCGCCAGGAATTTCTCTTCGAACTTGGCGGTCAGCACCACCGGCCATTCCACCAGCGAGGCCACTTCTTCCAGCAGGCTTTCGCTCAGATCGGCTTTGCCACCGATCTTTTGCGCCGCCAGCTCGGCGTCACGTTTGATCAGCGCTTTACGAACTTCGTAATCGGCAATCACTTTACCGCGCTCTTGCAGGATCTGCGGGTATTGGTCAGCGTTGTCGATGGTGAATTCCGGTTCACCCATAAAACGGTGGCCACGCAAGGTACGAGCAGAATCAATACCCAGCACGCTGCCAGGGATCAGCTCAGCACCCAGCAGCAGGGTCACGGTGTGCACCGGGCGCACAAACTGGGTGTCTTTATCACTCCAGCGCATCAGTTTCGGGATCGGCAATTTAGCCAGCGCATTGCTCACCATACCTGCCAGCAATTCCTGTGCCGATTGGCCCGGCACATGGGCACGATACAGCAGCCATTCGCCTTTGTCGGTCACCAGACGCTCGGCCTGATCGACGGTGATACCACAACCGCGCGCCCAGCCTTCGGCCGCTTTGCTAGGTTGACCACTGGCATCGAATGCCTGAGCAATCGCCGGGCCGCGCTTTTCCACTTCACGATCGGCCTGCGCAGCGCTCAGATTAGCGACTTTCAGCGCTAAACGGCGCGGAGCGGCGAACCAGCTCACTGTGCCATGTTCAAGGCCAGCGTTATCCAACTCGGCGGTAAAATTCGCGGCAAAAGACTCCGCCAGTGAACGAAGAGCCTTCGGCGGCAGCTCTTCCGTGCCGATTTCCACCAGGAAAGTCTGTTCAGTCATGGCTGCCTCTGTTCTTTTTTTCTAACATCGGGAAACCCAGCGCTTCACGGGAAGCGTAGTAGGCTTCTGCAACGGCCTTGGTCAGCGTGCGGATACGCAAAATATAGCGCTGACGCTCGGTCACCGAGATCGCCTTGCGTGCATCCAGCAGGTTGAAGGTATGGGCAGCCTTCAGGATACGTTCGTAAGCCGGCAGCGGCAGCGGTTTTTCTAGCGCCAACAACGTTTGTGCTTCTTTCTCGTACTGCTCGAAACAGCTGAACAGGAAATCGACATCGGCATATTCGAAGTTATAGGTAGACTGCTCCACTTCGTTCTGATGGAACACATCGCCATAGGTGGTGATGCCCAACGGGCCATTGCTCCACACCAGATCGTAAACGCTATCCACGCCCTGAATGTACATCGCCAGGCGTTCCAGACCATAGGTGATCTCGCCGGTCACGGGTTTGCACTCCAGGCCGCCAACCTGCTGGAAGTAGGTGAACTGCGTCACTTCCATGCCGTTCAGCCACACTTCCCAGCCCAGGCCCCAGGCACCGAGCGTTGGGTTTTCCCAGTTGTCTTCTACGAAGCGGATATCGTGAATGGTCGGGTCCAGCCCCAGCTCTTTCAGCGAGCCCAGGTACAGTTCCTGAATGTTTTCCGGCGATGGCTTAATCACCACCTGGAATTGATAATAGTGTTGCAGGCGGTTCGGGTTTTCCCCGTAGCGCCCGTCGGTCGGGCGGCGTGACGGCTGCACGTAAGCGGCGGCCATTGGCTCCGGGCCCAGTGCGCGCAGGCACGTCATTGGGTGAGAGGTTCCTGCGCCGACTTCCATGTCCAAGGGTTGAACAATGGTACAGCCTTGGCGCGCCCAATAGTCTTGCAGTGTCAGGATCAGGCCCTGAAAGGTCTTGGTATCAAACTTTTGCATGTTAGATTCGCACGCGATACAAGTGGATTTAGATGGAATGCGCAAGTATACCCGTTGACCGTAAGATATACAGCCAGAATCCCGCAACAAGTATGAATCATTGATAAAGTGGCCGCTGATTTGGGCCACTTTAGGACAACGCTGATAACGTTCCGGGGATGATCAAAACCGCGCACTGAGCCCAACGTTGTACATAAATTGTTCACCGCTGCTCAAGCCACCCGTTTGTGAAACAGAAGCGAAAGCGGCTACCCGATCGGTCAGTGGCATATTGCCCCCCAGCGTCACATTGACCCAGTTTCTGTCTTGGCTGGCGCTGTCGCGGGTAAATGAGGTCTGGGTTGATCTCAGCCCCCCTCCCGCGCGATAGACATCATCCCCGAACTGATGCTGATAACTCAGCTCAGCATAAGGATTAACCCTCCCCAGTTGCGCATCCAACCGCCACCCCAGCGCGGCAATCTGTGAACGGTAAATCTGGTCGTTGAAACGCATCGCGGTACTGCGGTCGCTATCTTCGCTGTAACCCGAAACATTGCTGTAGTCCCAGGCAAACTGCGCCATCGGCCCGGTGGTCAGGTATGACGTCACCGGAAAATCATAACCACCGGTCACCCGCGCCCCCCACTGCTTACCCGACGTCGAACCGGTTTCAGTGCGCGTTAGCGAACCCAACTGCATACTGCGACGAATATCGTCATAATCCATTGTCATATAATGCAAATCTGTATTCACCCAGCCATGTTCAAACCCCGACCAAGAACTGAACACAGAAAACAGCAAACCACGCGCTTTATACTCGTAGCGGTTGGAAGGCTGCTGATCGTCAGCAGAACCCGATATCAATGCCCCAATCAACCAGCTATCCGTTAACTGGTAGTCCATACCCACCGTGAGATTATGCGTCGTGGCATCGCCATCTCCAGCCACTAGATTGCCCGAATAATCATAACGCTGCCCGGCATAACCACCGAATACTCCCAAAGAACCTTGCGGATGGCTGCCAGAACGCAACTGCTGGAAACGGCCATCAAGAGTAGCACGGCTATCACGCGCCATCGCTGCCGTTGCCTGGTTGAGCGCCACGGCCTGTGCCGGGCCATCAAGCACTGCCTGCATGTAATCCGCAATCAACCGGTGCGCCTGTGGACTGGGGTGCAGATGGTCAGCAAACAAATAGGACTGGTTGGCATCAAAACCGGGCGTTGAGGAGTTACATATTGCCGATGATACCCCCGCTGGGCAGGCCATCCCGGCAGTATTGGTGAGACCGAACTGGCCTGGGTTAGCGATCACTTCACTGAACAGTTGATTGACATCAACACGCACAATATTGCCACCACCCTGTGCCAATAAGCGATCTTCGCTTTGATTATAAAAATCCGTAAGTTGGTCCGTTTGCACACTCAGGCTGTCAAAAGCGGCGATCAGCTGTGCAGCTATCGCCTGTTGCACCTGTGGATTTGCGCTGCCTAATGCCGCTGCGGCGCTTAACGCCTGATGAATCGCTTGTTGGCGTGAAGCGTCATCCGGTGTAGCCAACGAATTGAGCACGGCATAGGCCGCTTGTATCGCCGCTCCCTGTACCGGAGAAAGCGCCTGCTGGATAACCAGCTCCATCAACAGGGGGGTAGAACCGATATTTGGCACCGTTGGCACGATCACCGTTCCAGCACCGGCATTCAGCAACGCATGTACCTGTGTGGCAGCCGCTGCGACACTGGTATAGGCCACTTCCGGTGCCGTTGCCGGGTTCAGGGCTGCCGCAGCCAGATCATTACCACCAATCCAGTGGATATATACCCCGTTACCATCTGCCTTGCCGTTGACCTGGGCAAGATAACGCTGCACTTGCTCCTGAGTATTGTCCACCGGGTTGAGCGCAGGTACCGCACCCCCCCCTCCTGCGGCATAGTTATAACCGCCATCGTCAGAAGCGGTCAGCGCCACCCCCATCCGTTGAGCAAGCCATTCGTCATAAAGCAGATATTGCTGGTTATCATAAGTAAATCGGCCATTGTTGCCGGTATCGCTCAGGCTGTCACCAAACACGTAAAGCTGATCATAAGCCTGTACTGGAATACTGGTACAAAACGCTAAAGCGACGACCAGCGCAGCAAGGCGGGGCTGATAAGTTTTTTTAAGAGGCATAGAAGGTTCCTCAAAGTGGGCAGATCAATGAAATCACATGGTTACCGTTGGCGACTATCGCGCCCCCCTGTGTTAAATGTTGCGAGCCCTCACACTACATCAAGTCGGGTGATGATAAAACAATCAGAGGCTTGCCAACCAAGCCACTTCAGGCGATGATTACCTGTAAATAAACACAGCATAAGGAGATCAAGATGACCACTGAACGTTGCGGTTGGGTAACTGCCGATCCGTTGTATCTCGAATATCACGATAAAGAATGGGGCACACCCACCACCGATGCCCGTGAGCTGTTTGAAATGCTGTGTCTGGAAGGCCAACAGGCGGGGCTTTCCTGGATCACCGTGCTGAAAAAGCGCGAAAACTATCGCCGTGCTTTCCATCATTTCGATCCACAGCGCGTTGCTGCCATGACCGAGCAAGATGTCGAAACCCTGCTGCAAGACAGCGGTATCATCCGCCACCGCGGTAAAATAGAAGCCATTATTACCAACGCC
Proteins encoded in this region:
- a CDS encoding mannitol-1-phosphate 5-dehydrogenase; its protein translation is MKALHFGAGNIGRGFIGKLLADAHAELTFADVNQTVLDELNQRNGYQVHVVGEQARVENVNNVKAVNSGSEEAVALIASADIVTTAVGPQILGRIAGTIAKGLIQRHQQGNTQPLNIIACENMVRGTSQLKQHVFDALSQDEQVWVEQHIGFVDSAVDRIVPPAEAGSSDPLEVTVETFSEWIVDQTQFKGEPPAIAGMELTSNLMAFVERKLFTLNTGHAITAYLGQRANLLTIREAILDPTIRQIVKGAMEESGAVLIQRYGFEADKHAAYINKILSRFENPYLHDDVERVGRQPLRKLSAGDRLIKPLLGTLEYGLPHTHLIQGIAAAMGYRSEQDPQAKEWLELLEKHGPKAALAQVSGLPADSDVVGEAVAAYHAMQQR
- a CDS encoding autotransporter domain-containing esterase produces the protein MPLKKTYQPRLAALVVALAFCTSIPVQAYDQLYVFGDSLSDTGNNGRFTYDNQQYLLYDEWLAQRMGVALTASDDGGYNYAAGGGGAVPALNPVDNTQEQVQRYLAQVNGKADGNGVYIHWIGGNDLAAAALNPATAPEVAYTSVAAAATQVHALLNAGAGTVIVPTVPNIGSTPLLMELVIQQALSPVQGAAIQAAYAVLNSLATPDDASRQQAIHQALSAAAALGSANPQVQQAIAAQLIAAFDSLSVQTDQLTDFYNQSEDRLLAQGGGNIVRVDVNQLFSEVIANPGQFGLTNTAGMACPAGVSSAICNSSTPGFDANQSYLFADHLHPSPQAHRLIADYMQAVLDGPAQAVALNQATAAMARDSRATLDGRFQQLRSGSHPQGSLGVFGGYAGQRYDYSGNLVAGDGDATTHNLTVGMDYQLTDSWLIGALISGSADDQQPSNRYEYKARGLLFSVFSSWSGFEHGWVNTDLHYMTMDYDDIRRSMQLGSLTRTETGSTSGKQWGARVTGGYDFPVTSYLTTGPMAQFAWDYSNVSGYSEDSDRSTAMRFNDQIYRSQIAALGWRLDAQLGRVNPYAELSYQHQFGDDVYRAGGGLRSTQTSFTRDSASQDRNWVNVTLGGNMPLTDRVAAFASVSQTGGLSSGEQFMYNVGLSARF
- a CDS encoding PTS mannitol transporter subunit IICBA codes for the protein MFSPDIKVKVQNFGRFLSNMVMPNIGAFIAWGIITALFIPTGWLPNETLSKMVGPMITYLLPLLIGYTGGKLVGGERGGVVGAITTMGVIVGADMPMFLGAMIVGPLGGWAIKHFDRWVDGKIKSGFEMLVNNFSAGIIGMLLAILAFLGIGPLVEALSKVLSAGVHIMVVNNLLPLTSIFVEPAKILFLNNAINHGIFSPLGIQQATEAGKSIFFLIEANPGPGMGVLMAYLFFGRGNAKQSAGGAAIIHFLGGIHEIYFPYVLMNPRLILAVILGGMTGVFTLTVLNGGLVSPASPGSILAVLAMTPKGAYFANLTAIFAAFLVSFLVSSFLLKTSKVKEEDDLEEATRRMQDMKAQSKGGKGVANAAADGDLSTVRKIIVACDAGMGSSAMGAGVLRKKVADAGLKNISVTNSAINSLPEDVDLVITHRDLTERAMRHAPQAQHISLTNFLDSQLYSDLTARLVAANKTTETEQKVIATLDDSFDASEQNLFKLNESNVFLNLHASDKEQAIRFAGEQLVKGGYVEPEYVAAMLEREKLTSTYLGESIAVPHGTIEAKDRVLRTGVVFCQYPHGVRFGEEEDEVARLVIGIAARNNEHIHVITSLTNALDDDSVIERLASTTSVQEVLDLLGGKKA
- the glyQ gene encoding glycine--tRNA ligase subunit alpha; amino-acid sequence: MQKFDTKTFQGLILTLQDYWARQGCTIVQPLDMEVGAGTSHPMTCLRALGPEPMAAAYVQPSRRPTDGRYGENPNRLQHYYQFQVVIKPSPENIQELYLGSLKELGLDPTIHDIRFVEDNWENPTLGAWGLGWEVWLNGMEVTQFTYFQQVGGLECKPVTGEITYGLERLAMYIQGVDSVYDLVWSNGPLGITTYGDVFHQNEVEQSTYNFEYADVDFLFSCFEQYEKEAQTLLALEKPLPLPAYERILKAAHTFNLLDARKAISVTERQRYILRIRTLTKAVAEAYYASREALGFPMLEKKNRGSHD
- a CDS encoding DNA-3-methyladenine glycosylase I, yielding MTTERCGWVTADPLYLEYHDKEWGTPTTDARELFEMLCLEGQQAGLSWITVLKKRENYRRAFHHFDPQRVAAMTEQDVETLLQDSGIIRHRGKIEAIITNAKAYLAMQAAGEDFVTFIWSFVDGSPLLNHWQALAEVPGKTERSDAMSKALKKRGFKFIGSTICYAFMQASGLVNDHITHCFCHPKQRRA
- a CDS encoding DUF3053 domain-containing protein, coding for MVVGIQSRGFARWLAPVLALLVVIQLTACGDKEPEQRKAFVDYLQNTVMRSGMSIPTLSEDQKQKFGNYAGDYAILVGFSQQLSKSVEASLIPVLDQINQIHTAQDYMSKRDSLQQSLGALNLLGQQIQSAKLQADNARTALKQPDDLKAVYNQAYDKIVTVPANALMPTIPTTASFVQDLVQVGDFLQAQGNQVSFNNGGVQFRTQQQTTQYNTMMANLVAKQQNLLNAQKTVQGVMQ
- the glyS gene encoding glycine--tRNA ligase subunit beta; the encoded protein is MTEQTFLVEIGTEELPPKALRSLAESFAANFTAELDNAGLEHGTVSWFAAPRRLALKVANLSAAQADREVEKRGPAIAQAFDASGQPSKAAEGWARGCGITVDQAERLVTDKGEWLLYRAHVPGQSAQELLAGMVSNALAKLPIPKLMRWSDKDTQFVRPVHTVTLLLGAELIPGSVLGIDSARTLRGHRFMGEPEFTIDNADQYPQILQERGKVIADYEVRKALIKRDAELAAQKIGGKADLSESLLEEVASLVEWPVVLTAKFEEKFLAVPAEALVYTMKGDQKYFPVYDAAGKLLPNFIFVANIESKDPQQIISGNEKVVRPRLADAEFFFNTDRKKRLEDHLPRLETVLFQQQLGTLRDKTDRIQALAGWIAGQIGADVNHATRAGLLSKCDLMTNMVFEFTDTQGVMGMHYARHDGEAEDVAVALNEQYQPRFAGDELPQSLVACSLAIADKMDTLAGIFGIGQHPKGDKDPFALRRAALGVLRIIVEKNLPLDLQTLAEEAVRLYGSKLTNAKVVDEVVDFMLGRFRAWYQEEGHAVDTIQAVLARRPTKPADFDARVKAVTHFRTLEEAAALAAANKRVSNILAKSNDTLLEQVRASVLKEPAELKLATHLVVLRDKLQPDFAAGRYQEALVELAALRETVDTFFDSVMVMAEDEAVRINRLTLLSKLRELFLQVADISVLQ